Below is a window of Clavibacter michiganensis subsp. tessellarius DNA.
GCTTCGACCGCCAGATCGGCGTGGACGCGCCGGACCTGCAGGGCCGCAAGCAGATCCTCGAGGTGCACGGGCGCGGCAAGCCGCTCGCCTCGGGCGTCGACCTCGAGGTCCTCGCGCGCAAGACGCCGGGCTTCACGGGCGCCGACCTCGCCAACGTCCTCAACGAGGCCGCGCTCCTCACGGCCCGCTCCGACGCGCAGCTCATCGACGACCGCGCCCTCGACGAGGCCGTCGACCGCGTCATGGCCGGCCCGCAGCGCCGCAGCCGCATCATGCGCGACCACGAGAAGCTCATCACCGCGTACCACGAGGGCGGCCACGCGCTCGCGGCGGCGGCCATGAACAACACGGATCCCGTGACGAAGGTCACGATCCTGCCCCGCGGCCGCGCGCTCGGCTACACGATGGTGCTGCCGCTCGAGGACAAGTACTCCGTCACCCGCAACGAGCTGCTCGACCAGCTCACGTACGCCATGGGCGGTCGCGTCGCGGAGGAGATCGTGTTCCACGACCCCACCACGGGCGCCTCGAACGACATCGAGAAGGCCACGTCCACGGCCCGCCGCATGGTCACCGAGTACGGCATGAGCGCCAAGGTCGGATCCGTGAAGCTCGGCTCCAGCTCCGGCGAGCCCTTCCTCGGGCGCGACCTCGGCGGCAGCCGCGACTACTCGGAGGACATGGCCCTCACGGTCGACGCCGAGGTGCGCGCGCTCCTCGACGGCGCCCACGACGAGGCGTGGCAGGTCATCAACGACAACCGCGACGTGCTCGACCGCCTCGCCACCGAGCTCCTCGAGAAGGAGACGCTCGACCACACGCAGCTGGCCGCGATCTTCGCCGACGTGAAGAAGCTCCCGCCGCGTCCGCAGTGGCTCTCGAGCGACAAGCGCCCGCTGTCCGACCTGCCCCCCGTGCCCATGCCGCAGAAGGCGCCCATCGACCAGGGCGTCGTCGACGGCGCGGTCGACTCGGAGCCGCCGGCCGGCAAGCCGAAGCGCTCGCCCTTCCCGCGTCCCGCGACGGCCTGACCCGGTGGGCGTCGATCGGGCGCGCATCGAGGCGGCCGTCACCGAGCTGATCCACGCGATCGGCGAGGACCCGGGCCGGGAGGGCCTCGCCACCACCCCCGCACGGGTGGCCGAGGCGTACGCGGAGTTCTTCGCGGGCGTCGGCACGGATCCGCTCCGGCACCTCCGCGAGACGTTCCCGCTCCCCGAGACGGACGCGGCGCCGCAGCCCGTCATCGTGACGGGCATCGCGTTCCGCTCCATCTGCGAGCACCACCTGCTGCCGTTCACGGGCGTCGCCCACCTGGCCTACGTTCCGGGGGAGCGGATCGTCGGGCTCGGCCGCCTGCCGCGCGTGGTCGACGACCTCGCGTCGCGCCCGCAGATGCAGGAGCGGCTCGGGGAGCAGATCGCCGAGGCGCTCGAGCGGGGCCTCGGCGCCCGCGGCGTGGCCGTGATCCTCGACGCCACCCACGGATGCGTCACCGCCCGCGGCACCCGCCAGGCCGGCAGCACCACCATCACGATCGCCGCGCGGGGCTCCCTCGCCGAGCCGTCGGCGCGCGCCGAGGTGCTCGCGCTGCTGCCCGGCGCAGCCGGCCGGGGCTGATCGTGGAGCCGCTCGCGCCCCGCGCGCTCGTGCTCGGGATCCTCAACGCCACCCCCGACTCCTTCAGCGACGGCGGCCGCCACCTCGGCCTCGACGACGCCCTGGCGCACGCCCGGCGCATGGTGGCCGCGGGCGCCGACGTGGTCGACGTGGGCGGCGAGTCCACCCGGCCCGGCGCCTCCCGCGTCGACGCCGACGAGGAGCTGGCCCGCGTGCTGCCGGTCGTGCGGGAGCTCGTCGCGGAGGGCGTCGTCGTGAGCGTCGACACCATGCGCGCGGCCACCGCGGAGGCGTCGATCGCGGCGGGCGCCCGGATCGTGAACGACGTGTCCGGCGGCCTCGCGGATCCGCGCATGGCGTCCGTCGTCGCGGGCGCCGACGTCGACTACGTGGCCATGCACTGGCGCGGCCACAGCGACACGATGGCGACGCGCGCCGTGTACGACGACGTCGTCGGCGAGGTGCGCGACGAGCTCCGCGCGCGCGTCGACGCCCTCGTGGCGGCGGGCGTGGATCCGGCGCGCATCGTGCTCGACCCCGGCCTCGGCTTCGCGAAGGACGCCGCGCACGACTGGCAGCTCCTCGGATCCCTCGACCGGCTCACCGGCCTCGGCCACCGCGTGCTCGTGGGCGCCTCGCGCAAGCGGTTCCTCGGCCGGCTGCTGCCCGAGGGCGCGACCGTCGACGACCGCGACGTGCCGACGGCCGTCGTCAGCGCCCTGTCCGCCCGCTCCGGCGCGTGGGCGGTGCGCGTGCACGACGTCGCCGCCACCCGGGCCGCGCTCGCGGTGGAGGACGCGTGGGCGCGCGGGCGGGCCGAGGCGTCCGCCTCCGCCGGGTCGTCGGCCTCCGCCGGTCTGTCAGAGTAGGAGCATGAGCGCCGTGAGCCAGGACCGAGTCGTCGTCTCCCCGCAGGCGGGCCTCGTCCGCATCGCGGTCGCCGCGCTCGTCTCCTCCGTGGTCCTCGGCGTCGGCCTCACGTTCCCGGCGGACCTGGCCGGGGACGCCGGCGCGGTCGTCGTCGTGGTCAAGGTCGTGGCCGTCGTGCTCGGGCTCCTGGGCTCGCTCGGCAGCGCGTACGCGTCCGTCGTGCTCCTGTCGCCCGTGCTGACCACCGTGGGCGCCGTGCTGTGGCCGGTCGCCGTGGTGCTGCTCGGCACCGCCCTCGGCCTCGTCGGGGCGCTGGCCTTCGCGCCCGTGGCGCCGGCCGGCCACGGATCGCACGCCGTCCTCGGGCTCGTGGCGGCCGCGCTCGCGATCCTCGGCATCGCCGCCGCCGTCGCGTGGGCCGTCGTGCAGCGCCGCGTCGCGCGCCTCGCCGCGACCGCCCGCCGGGTCACCGAGACCGGGCGCCGCACGGCCGCCATCGTCACGGCAGTCCAGCGCCTCGACGGATCCGGCGACGCCGTCCGCGCCCGCCTCACGGTCGCGTTCACCGACGGCGACGGCCGCGACCACCACGTCACGCGCACCGTCACGACCGCCGACCGGCTCCTGCCCGCCGTCGGCGGCAAGCTCCCGCTCTGGTACGACCCGAGCGACCCGGGCGACCTGCCGTCCATCGTCGTGGGCCGCTCATGGTGACCGGCCTCCCGACCGACCGGATCCTCCTCTCCGGGCTGCGCGTGCACGCCCACCACGGCGTGTTCGCGCACGAGCGCCGCGACGGCCAGCCGTTCGTGATCGACCTCGAGGTCGCGCTCGACCTCGCGCCCGCCGGCGGCAGCGACGAGCTCGACCGCACCCTCCACTACGGCGAGCTCGCGGAGGAGGTCGCGGCGGCGGCCGGACGCGATCCCGTCGACCTCATCGAGACGCTGGCCGAGCGGATCGCCGCGGTGGTCCTCTCGCACGCCGTGGCGCGGTGGGTGCGCGTCACCGTGCACAAGCCGGACGCGCCCATCACGGTGCCGTTCGGCGACGTGGCCGTCGTGATCGAGCGCCGGTCCGCCCTGCCCGCGCCGGGCGCGCCCGTGCGCGCGGTCGTCGCGGTGGGATCCAACCTCGGCGACCGGCGCGCGACCGTCGAGGCCGCCCTCGCCCGCATCGACGGGGTGCCGGGCCTGCGCGTCGTCCGCTCGTCGGACCTGGTGGAGTCCGTCGCCGTCACGCCCGAGGGGGAGGACGCGACGAAGCCCGGCTACCTCAACGGCGTCGTGCTCGTCGACTCGGCGCTCGGGCCGCACGCGCTCCTCGACGCGCTCGCCGGCATCGAGCGCGACCTCGGGCGGGTGCGCGCCGAGCGCTGGGGCGACCGCACGATCGACCTCGACGTCGTGGCCTTCGGCGACGCGCGGATCCACGACGACCGCCTCACCGTCCCGCACCCGCGCGCCGCCGAGCGCGCCTTCGTCCTCGGTCCCTGGCTGCAGGCGGATCCCGACGCCGAGCTGCCGGGCCACGGCCGCGTCGACGCGCTGCTCGCCGCCCTCGAGGGCCGCGCGACCGCGGAGGCGACCCGATGACGCGCACGCGCTCCACCACGCTCATCGCCCTGCTCATCGCCGGCGCCGCCGTCGGCTGGTTCGCCGAGAACGCCCTGGTCATGAGCGGGCGGCCGCTCCTCGTCCCGCCGCTCACGCTCGGCGCGACCCTCCTCATCGTCGGGATCGTGCTGCTCGGGCTCGCCTGGCCCATCCGGCAGGCGACGCGCGGACGACGACCCGGCCGCGTCGACCCGTTCCGCGCCACCCGCGTCGTGCTCCTCGCGAAGGCGTCGGCGCTCGCGGGGGCGCTCCTCGCGGGGATCACGGGCGGCGTGCTGGCCTTCGTGCTGGCCCGGCCGGTGCTGCCCGGCGCGTCCTCCGTCGGGCTGGCGGTGGCCGGTACGGTGGGAGCCGTCGTCCTCCTCGTCGCCGGGCTGGTCGCCGAGCACTGGTGCACGGTCCCGCCCGACGACCGGGACGACGCCCGCCCGGGCGACCCGGCGCGCGAGCTCTCCTGAGCCGCGCGCCCCGCACCACCGACAGGAGCACCGTGACCGCGAACGTCGATCCGCACGGCGTCGAGTGGCGCCGCGTCTCCCCGCGCCTCGTGGGCGTCGAGCTGGTGGGCGGCGTGATCACCGCCCTCGTCCTCGGCGGCATCGCCGTGTTCCTCACCGTCGTGGGGGCGCCGGGCTGGATCCGGATCGTGCTCGGCGCCGCCGCGGTGGTCGAGCTGGTGGTGACCCTCGTCATCGTGCCCCGCCGCGTGCGCGCCATGGGCTACCAGCTGCGCGACGACGACCTGGTCTTCCGCCGCGGCATCATGTGGACCCGCATCGTCTCGGTGCCGTACGGCCGGATGCAGCTCGTCGACATCACGCGCGGCCCGGTCGGCCGCGTCCTCGGGCTCGCCGACCTCAAGCTCGTGACGGCGGCGGCGTCCGCGAGCATCCAGATCCCCGGCCTCCGGAACGACGACGCGGAGGAGCTCCGCGACCGCCTCGTGTCGCTCGCCGAGACCCGCCGGGCGGGGCTGTGACCGACGCCGGGTCCGCGGATCCGTCCGCGTCCGGCGGCCCGGATCCGGAGCGTCCGCCGGAGTCCCCGGCGCCCGCGAGCGCGGCGCCCGCTGCTCCGGCGGACGCGGCCGCGGCGCCCGCCGTCCCCGCCGCCGAGGCCCGCATCGCCGAGGAGCTCACCGACGGCGGCTGGCACCGCCTCCACCCGGCCACCCCGGTCCTCCGGGGCGGCGTCGTGTTCCTCGTCGCGATCGGCTTCCTCGTCTCGTCGCTCCGCGAGCAGCTCGTGGAGCGCTTCGTGCCCGGCCAGGACGAGGGCGGCGGCGAGGGCGACCTCCTCCCGTGGCTCGTCGAGTCGGGCGGCCTCATCTGGGTGATCCTCGGCCTCCTCGCCTTCACCCTCCTCGCGGTCGGCATCTCGTACCTGTCGTGGCGCATGCACACGTTCCGCGTCACGGAGGAGACCGTCGAGGTGCGCAGCGGCATCCTGTCGCGCACGAACCGGCGGGCCCGGCTCGACCGGATCCAGGGCGTCAACATCGTCCGGCCCCTCCTCGCGCGGCTCATCGGCGCGGCCAAGCTCGAGATCCAGGTCGCGGGCAACGACGCCAACCTGCCGCTGCAGTACCTGCGCTCGCGCGACGCCGACGCGTTCCGGCTCCGCGTGCTGCGGCTCGCGTCCGGCGCGCGGGCCGAGGCGGCCGGATCCGCGCCCGCCCGCGCCGCCGCCCCCGCCCGCGGCTTCGTGGGCTCGCGCGTCGACGACCTCCTCGCCCCCGAGCTCGACCCGGACGCCGCGCCCCCGCAGTCGGTCGTGCGCATCCCGATCCCGCGGCTCGTCGGCGCCGTGCTGCTCTCCGGTCCCACGGTCGTGCTCGTGCTGTTCGTGGTCGTCGGGATCCCGCTCATCGTCCGCTTCGAGGCCTGGTACCTGCTCGTGCCGCTGCTGCCGACGCTGCTCGGATCCGCGGGCTTCTTCGTCCGCCGCATCACGCGCTCGCTCCGCTACAGCGTCGCCGGCACGCCCGACGGCGTGCGCGTGGGCTTCGGCCTCCTGTCCACCAGCAACGACACGATCCCGCCCGGCCGGATCCACGCGGTCGAGGTCGTGCAGCCGCTCCTCTGGCGCGCGGCCGGCTGGTGGGAGATCCGCATCACGCGCGCCTCGCACTCCTCCGCGCCCGGCGCTGCCGGGCAGCAGAACACCTCGATCCTCCCGGTCGGCGACCGCCGCGACGTCGACCGCGTGCTCGGCCTCGTCCTCCCGCACCTCGTGGGCGAGGACGCGCTGGCGCTCATCGGCACGGGCATGACCGGACGCGGCGGGGCCGACGACGGGTTCACGACGTCGCCGCGCCGGGCCTGGATCCTGAAGCCCTTCTCCTGGCGCCGCACCGGATTCGCGGTGGACGACTCCGCGTTCCTCGTGCGCCGCGGCGTGATCTGGCGGCGGCTCGTCGTCGTGCCGCACGCGCGCACGCAGGGCGTCGACCTCACGCAGGGCCCGATCGACCGCCGCCTCGACCTGGTCTCGGTGCGCGCGGCGACCGTCGCGGGCCCCGTCGACACGCGCCTGGGCGCCATCGACCGCGCGACGGGCATGGAGCTGTCGACGCGGCTCGTCCAGGCCGCCGTCGCCTCGGCGGGCGCGGACACCTCCGACCGCTGGGGCGCCGAGGCCGCGAGCTGGCCGGCGCCCGGGTCGGCGGTCGCTGCGGCGGCCGCCGTCGCGACCGCCGCGGATCCGTCGACGTCGGATCCCACCACGCCCGTTCCCGTGGCGACGCCCGCTCCCGTGGCGACGCCCGCATCCGACGACGCGTCCGCCACCCCGCGCCACCGCTCGACCCCCGAGGATCCCGCATGACCGCCCCCTCCCAGCGCTCCGGCCGCCTCGGTGTGGGCATCATCGGCGCGGGCCGCGTCGGCCCCGTCCTCGGCCTGGCGCTCGCGGGCGCCGGCCACGCGATCACCGGCATCTCCGCCCTCTCCGCGGCCAGCCGCGAGCGCGCCGAGACGATGCTCCCGGACGTGCCCGTGCTCGGGATCCCCGAGATCGTCGAGCGCAGCGAGCTCGTGATCCTCGCCGTCCCCGACGCCGAGCTCCCGGGCCTCGTCGCCGGCCTCGCGGCGACGGGCGCGTGGCAGGCGGGCCAGCTCGTCATGCACACCTCCGCCGCGCACGGGGTCCAGGTGCTCGCCCCGGCCTTCGCCGCCGGCGTCATCCCGCTCGCCGTCCACCCGGCGATGTCGTTCACCGGCACGAGCATGGACCTCAGCCGCATGCTCGACAGCTGGTTCGCCGTCACCGCGCCCGCGCCCGTGCTCCCCATCGCGCAGGTGCTCGTGGTGGAGATGGGCGGCGAGCCCGTCGTCGTGGAGGAGCGCGACCGCGCCGCCTACGCGGAGGCCATCGCCACCGCGACCACCTTCTCGACCGCCATCGTCGAGCAGGCGACGGGCCTCCTCGCGGGAATCGGCGTCGAGGAGCCCGGCCGCGTGCTCGGCCCGCTGATCCGCTCCGCCGTCGACGACGCCCTCCGCCGCTCCTCCCCAGCCGGCGGCGCGCGCCTCACCACGGGCGACGTGCCCCCGCCGACGGACGAGGGTCCCGGCGCGGACTAACCTGTCGTGTCCGCCACCCGAGCACCCGAGGAGCACCACGGCATGACGATCCCCGCGCCCACCGTCGTCACCGGCATCGCCGAGCTGCGCGCCCTGGTCCGCGCGCACCGCGCCGAGCGCGCCGCCGCCGGCGAGGAGGCCGTCGTCGTGCTCGTCCCCACCATGGGCGCGCTGCACGAGGGCCACCTGGCGCACGCCCGCCACGCGCGCGCGGCCGGATCCCTCGTGGTCGTCTCCGTGTTCGTCAACCCGCTGCAGTTCGGCGCCGGGGAGGACCTCGACGCCTACCCGCGCACGCTCGACGCCGACGTGGAGGCCCTCGCGGCCACCGGCGTCGACCTGGTGTTCGCGCCGTCGGCCGCCGAGATGTACCCGGACGGCCCCGCGCGCATCCGCGTCTCGGGCGGATCCGTCGCCCTCGCGCTCGAGGGCCGCTCCCGCCCGGGCCACTTCGACGGCATGCTCACCGTCGTCGCGAAGCTCCTGCACATCGTCGCGCCCGACGTCGCCACCTTCGGCCGCAAGGACGCGCAGCAGCTCCACCTCGTGCGCCGCATGGTGCGCGACCTCGACCTCCCGGTGCGCATCGAGGAGCTGGAGACCGTGCGCGAGCCCGACGGCCTCGCCCTCTCGAGCCGCAACCGCTACCTCGACGAGCGCGAGCGCCGCGCCGCCCGCGTCATACCCGCCGCCCTCGAGGCCGCGCAGAGCGCGGGGTCCCGCGGCATCGACGCCGTCATCGCGGCCGCGCAGTCCGTCGTGATGGGGGAGCCCGCCGTCGCGCTCGACTACTTCCAGGTGGTGGATCCCAGCACCTTCGAGTCGGTCGACGACGGCTTCACGGGCGCGGCGCTCGCGGTCATCGCGGCGCGCGTCGGCACCACGCGCCTCATCGACAACGACACCGTCGTCATCGCCTGACCCGCGCCGCCCGCTTCCCGACGCAGCCGCCCGCCTCCCGGTCCGGCCATCGCCCGGCCCCGCGCCGCGACCGTGCCCGGCCCGCGCCCGCACCTGCGAGAATCGTCGGGAGGCCGCTCGGCCGCACGCCCCTTCGACCCGCGAGGATCCACCCGCA
It encodes the following:
- a CDS encoding DUF3592 domain-containing protein, with the translated sequence MSAVSQDRVVVSPQAGLVRIAVAALVSSVVLGVGLTFPADLAGDAGAVVVVVKVVAVVLGLLGSLGSAYASVVLLSPVLTTVGAVLWPVAVVLLGTALGLVGALAFAPVAPAGHGSHAVLGLVAAALAILGIAAAVAWAVVQRRVARLAATARRVTETGRRTAAIVTAVQRLDGSGDAVRARLTVAFTDGDGRDHHVTRTVTTADRLLPAVGGKLPLWYDPSDPGDLPSIVVGRSW
- a CDS encoding PH domain-containing protein, translating into MTANVDPHGVEWRRVSPRLVGVELVGGVITALVLGGIAVFLTVVGAPGWIRIVLGAAAVVELVVTLVIVPRRVRAMGYQLRDDDLVFRRGIMWTRIVSVPYGRMQLVDITRGPVGRVLGLADLKLVTAAASASIQIPGLRNDDAEELRDRLVSLAETRRAGL
- the folK gene encoding 2-amino-4-hydroxy-6-hydroxymethyldihydropteridine diphosphokinase, giving the protein MVTGLPTDRILLSGLRVHAHHGVFAHERRDGQPFVIDLEVALDLAPAGGSDELDRTLHYGELAEEVAAAAGRDPVDLIETLAERIAAVVLSHAVARWVRVTVHKPDAPITVPFGDVAVVIERRSALPAPGAPVRAVVAVGSNLGDRRATVEAALARIDGVPGLRVVRSSDLVESVAVTPEGEDATKPGYLNGVVLVDSALGPHALLDALAGIERDLGRVRAERWGDRTIDLDVVAFGDARIHDDRLTVPHPRAAERAFVLGPWLQADPDAELPGHGRVDALLAALEGRATAEATR
- the panC gene encoding pantoate--beta-alanine ligase, coding for MTIPAPTVVTGIAELRALVRAHRAERAAAGEEAVVVLVPTMGALHEGHLAHARHARAAGSLVVVSVFVNPLQFGAGEDLDAYPRTLDADVEALAATGVDLVFAPSAAEMYPDGPARIRVSGGSVALALEGRSRPGHFDGMLTVVAKLLHIVAPDVATFGRKDAQQLHLVRRMVRDLDLPVRIEELETVREPDGLALSSRNRYLDERERRAARVIPAALEAAQSAGSRGIDAVIAAAQSVVMGEPAVALDYFQVVDPSTFESVDDGFTGAALAVIAARVGTTRLIDNDTVVIA
- a CDS encoding PH domain-containing protein, translated to MTDAGSADPSASGGPDPERPPESPAPASAAPAAPADAAAAPAVPAAEARIAEELTDGGWHRLHPATPVLRGGVVFLVAIGFLVSSLREQLVERFVPGQDEGGGEGDLLPWLVESGGLIWVILGLLAFTLLAVGISYLSWRMHTFRVTEETVEVRSGILSRTNRRARLDRIQGVNIVRPLLARLIGAAKLEIQVAGNDANLPLQYLRSRDADAFRLRVLRLASGARAEAAGSAPARAAAPARGFVGSRVDDLLAPELDPDAAPPQSVVRIPIPRLVGAVLLSGPTVVLVLFVVVGIPLIVRFEAWYLLVPLLPTLLGSAGFFVRRITRSLRYSVAGTPDGVRVGFGLLSTSNDTIPPGRIHAVEVVQPLLWRAAGWWEIRITRASHSSAPGAAGQQNTSILPVGDRRDVDRVLGLVLPHLVGEDALALIGTGMTGRGGADDGFTTSPRRAWILKPFSWRRTGFAVDDSAFLVRRGVIWRRLVVVPHARTQGVDLTQGPIDRRLDLVSVRAATVAGPVDTRLGAIDRATGMELSTRLVQAAVASAGADTSDRWGAEAASWPAPGSAVAAAAAVATAADPSTSDPTTPVPVATPAPVATPASDDASATPRHRSTPEDPA
- the folE gene encoding GTP cyclohydrolase I, which translates into the protein MGVDRARIEAAVTELIHAIGEDPGREGLATTPARVAEAYAEFFAGVGTDPLRHLRETFPLPETDAAPQPVIVTGIAFRSICEHHLLPFTGVAHLAYVPGERIVGLGRLPRVVDDLASRPQMQERLGEQIAEALERGLGARGVAVILDATHGCVTARGTRQAGSTTITIAARGSLAEPSARAEVLALLPGAAGRG
- a CDS encoding Rossmann-like and DUF2520 domain-containing protein; this translates as MTAPSQRSGRLGVGIIGAGRVGPVLGLALAGAGHAITGISALSAASRERAETMLPDVPVLGIPEIVERSELVILAVPDAELPGLVAGLAATGAWQAGQLVMHTSAAHGVQVLAPAFAAGVIPLAVHPAMSFTGTSMDLSRMLDSWFAVTAPAPVLPIAQVLVVEMGGEPVVVEERDRAAYAEAIATATTFSTAIVEQATGLLAGIGVEEPGRVLGPLIRSAVDDALRRSSPAGGARLTTGDVPPPTDEGPGAD
- a CDS encoding DUF3180 domain-containing protein, yielding MTRTRSTTLIALLIAGAAVGWFAENALVMSGRPLLVPPLTLGATLLIVGIVLLGLAWPIRQATRGRRPGRVDPFRATRVVLLAKASALAGALLAGITGGVLAFVLARPVLPGASSVGLAVAGTVGAVVLLVAGLVAEHWCTVPPDDRDDARPGDPARELS
- the folP gene encoding dihydropteroate synthase, whose translation is MEPLAPRALVLGILNATPDSFSDGGRHLGLDDALAHARRMVAAGADVVDVGGESTRPGASRVDADEELARVLPVVRELVAEGVVVSVDTMRAATAEASIAAGARIVNDVSGGLADPRMASVVAGADVDYVAMHWRGHSDTMATRAVYDDVVGEVRDELRARVDALVAAGVDPARIVLDPGLGFAKDAAHDWQLLGSLDRLTGLGHRVLVGASRKRFLGRLLPEGATVDDRDVPTAVVSALSARSGAWAVRVHDVAATRAALAVEDAWARGRAEASASAGSSASAGLSE